TGACGCCCTCGACCTCGGCCGCCAGCGCGATCGTGGTGTCGCCGGCCGCCAGCTCCACCCATTCGTCGCCCCACGCCTGGCCGACCGGCATCCCCAGGGCGTCGCGATAGAAGCCCAGGGCCCGGTCCATGTCGCGCACCTGGATCTGAACGAAGTCGACTGCTCGAACCTTCATGCCCTGCTCGCATCCCGCGCGCGTCCCC
This genomic stretch from Chloroflexota bacterium harbors:
- a CDS encoding VOC family protein is translated as MKVRAVDFVQIQVRDMDRALGFYRDALGMPVGQAWGDEWVELAAGDTTIALAAEVEGVSVALSVDSVSDAVQELKAKGVEVVAGPQGNEWCASAAIRDPEGNLLVLHQRHDGTVG